The Methanothrix soehngenii GP6 genome has a window encoding:
- the hisF gene encoding imidazole glycerol phosphate synthase subunit HisF: MKDYAKIVPCLDVKVVDGQPSVVKGVKFVDLKRQGDPVQFARRYQDQGADELVFLDITASHEGRKTMVDVARRVADAVDIPFAVGGGIGTLDGIKQILDAGADKVGINTAAVKNPDFVKEASEAFGSDRITVAVDARRNTNIVPGVNVYELEDGAKAWFELVIYGGREPVGVDAIDWCRKMESFGAGELLPTSMDRDGTNIGYDLPLTKAICEAVSIPVTASGGASTPQHILEAFTVAKVEKALAAGMFHRGEYTVGQVKDYLESNGIRVRR, translated from the coding sequence ATGAAGGATTATGCCAAGATAGTTCCTTGCCTGGATGTCAAGGTGGTTGACGGCCAGCCATCAGTGGTCAAAGGAGTCAAGTTCGTGGACCTGAAAAGGCAGGGCGATCCGGTCCAGTTCGCCCGGCGCTATCAGGATCAAGGCGCTGATGAGCTGGTATTTCTCGATATCACCGCCTCTCATGAGGGCAGAAAGACCATGGTTGATGTAGCCCGCAGGGTGGCAGATGCGGTCGACATTCCCTTTGCCGTTGGCGGAGGCATAGGAACCCTGGATGGTATCAAGCAGATCCTGGACGCCGGAGCGGACAAGGTGGGAATCAACACCGCTGCAGTCAAGAATCCCGATTTTGTGAAGGAGGCCTCAGAAGCCTTCGGATCAGACAGGATCACAGTGGCAGTGGACGCCCGCCGCAACACCAACATCGTGCCGGGGGTAAATGTCTATGAATTGGAGGACGGCGCAAAAGCCTGGTTCGAGCTGGTGATATACGGCGGCAGAGAGCCTGTAGGAGTCGATGCAATTGATTGGTGCCGGAAGATGGAGAGCTTTGGCGCGGGCGAGCTACTTCCCACCAGCATGGACCGGGACGGGACGAATATCGGCTACGATCTGCCCCTGACAAAAGCCATATGCGAGGCGGTTTCCATCCCGGTTACTGCCAGCGGCGGGGCCTCCACACCGCAGCATATCCTGGAGGCCTTTACAGTGGCAAAGGTGGAGAAGGCCCTGGCCGCAGGGATGTTCCACCGGGGAGAGTACACTGTGGGCCAGGTCAAGGATTATCTGGAGAGCAACGGTATCCGGGTAAGACGGTGA
- a CDS encoding RNA-guided endonuclease InsQ/TnpB family protein, protein MLKAYKFRIYPTKSQRTKMERTLDLCRWTYNQTLAYRKDAWEKEGKSVSKYETHNLLPTWKEEKPELNDVFSQTLQNAQERVDLALKAFFRRVKAGENPGYPRFRGRGWYDSFTYPQKGFKLNAGKLYLSKIGNIKIKLHRSIEGKIKRLTVRRAATGKWFACFSVEIEDQLKPPWKDGSLVGVDVGLESFATLSNGETIANPRFFREEEKELARVQRKISKAPKGTPERKKALRMVERVHERIANKRYDFAHKVSRYLVNRFGLIAFEDLSIQNMLKNHCLAKSISDVAWNMLVTLTSYKAASAGSMVVLVDPRNTSKMCSRCGILVEKTLSNRVHNCTQCGLSLDRDWNAAINILRLGLQSVGIKTVEACPF, encoded by the coding sequence ATGCTCAAGGCATATAAATTTAGGATCTATCCAACAAAGTCCCAAAGGACGAAGATGGAGAGGACCCTAGATCTATGCCGGTGGACATACAATCAGACCTTAGCATACCGAAAAGATGCTTGGGAGAAAGAAGGCAAATCCGTATCCAAGTACGAGACGCACAATCTTCTTCCAACTTGGAAAGAAGAGAAGCCTGAACTTAACGATGTCTTTTCCCAAACCCTTCAGAATGCCCAGGAAAGGGTGGATCTTGCCTTGAAGGCGTTCTTCCGAAGAGTCAAAGCCGGAGAGAATCCTGGATATCCAAGATTTCGGGGAAGAGGTTGGTACGATTCTTTTACCTATCCTCAGAAGGGGTTCAAGCTCAATGCTGGTAAGCTCTATCTTTCCAAGATTGGTAATATCAAGATCAAGCTCCATAGATCCATAGAAGGCAAGATCAAACGGCTGACCGTAAGGAGAGCTGCGACAGGTAAATGGTTTGCCTGCTTTTCTGTGGAGATCGAAGATCAACTCAAGCCTCCCTGGAAAGACGGTTCTCTCGTTGGTGTAGATGTTGGTCTGGAAAGCTTTGCGACTCTTTCCAATGGTGAGACGATAGCTAATCCTCGATTCTTCCGAGAAGAGGAAAAGGAACTCGCCAGAGTCCAAAGGAAGATCTCAAAAGCACCGAAAGGCACTCCAGAAAGAAAGAAAGCTCTTCGGATGGTTGAGCGGGTCCATGAAAGGATCGCTAACAAGCGATACGATTTTGCCCATAAGGTTAGTCGATATCTGGTTAACAGGTTCGGATTGATCGCTTTTGAAGATCTTAGTATTCAAAATATGCTCAAAAACCATTGCCTGGCAAAATCCATCTCAGACGTGGCTTGGAATATGCTTGTGACTCTGACCTCGTACAAGGCTGCAAGTGCCGGTTCGATGGTAGTACTGGTAGATCCAAGAAATACGTCTAAGATGTGCTCCAGGTGTGGCATTCTGGTTGAAAAGACGCTATCTAATCGCGTCCATAACTGCACTCAGTGCGGGCTATCCTTGGATCGAGATTGGAATGCGGCAATCAATATACTCAGATTGGGACTACAATCTGTCGGAATAAAAACCGTAGAAGCCTGCCCCTTTTAA
- a CDS encoding 30S ribosomal protein S13, with amino-acid sequence MAKPTAGKEKPKKAEEKPKKGSDEELRHIVRILNTDLAGKRQVHMALTGIKGVGRRCAKIFTERAGVDPNATLGLLPDAEIDKLKKVVEEDAINILPVWMVNRRGDIETGKDIHIMGMDLNMTLREDLDLMKKMRSYKGLRHERGLRVRGQKTRSTGRTGAIVGVSRKREGAPAAGSAAKE; translated from the coding sequence TTGGCAAAACCAACTGCAGGAAAAGAGAAGCCTAAGAAGGCAGAAGAGAAGCCTAAGAAGGGCTCTGATGAAGAGCTCAGGCATATAGTTCGCATTTTGAATACCGATCTGGCCGGAAAGAGACAGGTCCACATGGCCCTGACAGGCATCAAGGGCGTGGGCCGCAGATGCGCCAAGATCTTCACCGAGAGAGCGGGAGTGGATCCCAATGCCACCCTCGGACTGCTTCCTGATGCAGAGATCGATAAGCTGAAGAAGGTCGTGGAAGAGGACGCCATCAATATACTGCCCGTTTGGATGGTCAACCGGCGAGGCGATATCGAGACCGGCAAAGATATTCACATCATGGGCATGGACCTGAATATGACCCTCCGCGAAGACCTCGATCTCATGAAGAAGATGAGGAGCTATAAAGGGCTCAGGCATGAACGGGGTCTGAGGGTTAGGGGCCAGAAGACCAGGTCAACCGGACGCACGGGCGCAATCGTAGGCGTCAGCAGAAAGAGGGAAGGAGCACCAGCCGCGGGATCGGCTGCCAAGGAATAG
- a CDS encoding IS5 family transposase, with translation MRNLTDFALRLEYERVKDLGDKLVDIGGRLNWEGFRPPLEAMYRNNTECGGRPNLDVIVMLKSLFIQQLYSLSDEQLEREIADRISFRVFLGTTETVPDSTTIWKFRERLAETGADQKIWAEMQRQLDAMKLKVQKGIMQDATFITSDPGHAKADTPRGDEAKTRRSKDGAWAKKGTKSFFGYKLHDAMDEKFGLIRRIEVTAANVHDSQVDLAEEGEVRYADKGYSGAKTKGYDAAMRKATRGHPLSYKDEMRNKRISSKRSPVERFYAFIKCVCKAGHVAVTTVARVRVKMMITGIVFNVYHLASAKSKMVV, from the coding sequence ATGAGGAACCTCACTGATTTTGCCCTTCGTCTGGAATACGAACGGGTCAAAGATCTTGGAGATAAGCTGGTCGATATTGGGGGTAGACTAAATTGGGAAGGCTTCAGACCGCCGCTTGAAGCTATGTACAGGAACAATACCGAATGCGGCGGCCGACCGAATCTCGATGTGATCGTGATGCTCAAGTCGCTTTTCATTCAACAGCTATACAGCCTATCCGATGAGCAGCTTGAACGGGAAATTGCCGATCGCATCTCGTTTAGAGTGTTTCTTGGCACAACGGAGACTGTTCCAGATTCCACAACGATATGGAAGTTCAGAGAACGCCTTGCTGAGACCGGTGCAGACCAGAAAATATGGGCTGAGATGCAAAGGCAACTTGATGCCATGAAACTCAAGGTGCAAAAGGGAATCATGCAGGATGCCACGTTCATAACATCTGATCCTGGCCATGCCAAAGCAGATACTCCTCGTGGCGATGAAGCCAAGACCAGGCGAAGTAAAGATGGAGCATGGGCGAAAAAAGGAACTAAATCCTTTTTCGGCTACAAGCTGCATGATGCCATGGACGAGAAATTTGGTTTGATTAGAAGGATCGAGGTTACAGCTGCTAATGTCCATGATAGTCAAGTAGATTTAGCAGAAGAAGGCGAAGTTCGCTATGCGGATAAAGGATATTCTGGCGCGAAGACAAAAGGATATGATGCAGCCATGAGAAAAGCCACCCGAGGCCATCCTTTAAGTTACAAGGATGAAATGCGCAACAAGCGGATCTCCAGTAAAAGATCGCCTGTAGAGAGGTTCTACGCTTTCATCAAGTGTGTCTGCAAAGCAGGGCATGTCGCTGTTACTACAGTTGCCAGAGTTCGAGTCAAGATGATGATTACGGGTATCGTTTTCAATGTCTATCATTTGGCCTCGGCCAAAAGCAAAATGGTGGTTTAG
- a CDS encoding MFS transporter gives MLYMRVSRKCHRRSIIIVCFAAISASGLLISFVGGFQPWILTIVLLPATICGNCVRTPGANLMLEQQREDTGSAAALMSFSSIFIGSIGMTIISLNWSNTILVLGIMNILIGLVCEALWLRISQKPYVMQVPERYIAAASR, from the coding sequence ATGCTTTATATGCGAGTGTCCAGGAAATGCCACCGCAGGTCGATTATCATAGTCTGCTTTGCGGCGATATCAGCCAGCGGTCTGCTCATATCATTTGTTGGCGGGTTTCAGCCTTGGATACTGACCATTGTGCTCTTACCAGCAACCATCTGTGGTAACTGTGTGCGAACTCCCGGCGCAAATTTGATGCTGGAGCAGCAAAGAGAGGATACAGGATCTGCTGCGGCTCTGATGAGCTTCTCCAGTATTTTCATAGGAAGCATTGGCATGACCATAATATCCCTGAACTGGAGCAACACAATTTTAGTCCTGGGCATCATGAATATCCTGATCGGACTGGTGTGCGAGGCGCTATGGCTGCGCATCTCCCAAAAGCCGTATGTAATGCAGGTTCCTGAAAGATATATCGCTGCAGCAAGCAGGTAG
- a CDS encoding UPF0158 family protein has translation MTTFEEIHHAFFYVSSDDYGMNRAFLCLDNGEIIYRSEWDDPKEEDEDEFDCDHFIEIPHKNDLDLGQTLVIEFAEVHLQDDLDLVQRIFSRRGAYRRFKELLDERGLLQTWYDYEDIREKEALGEWVQDNEIELESQTAKSS, from the coding sequence ATGACCACATTTGAAGAGATTCACCACGCCTTCTTCTATGTGAGCTCTGACGATTACGGGATGAATAGAGCGTTTCTGTGCCTGGATAATGGCGAGATAATCTATCGATCCGAATGGGACGATCCAAAAGAGGAAGATGAGGACGAGTTTGACTGCGATCATTTTATAGAGATCCCACATAAAAACGACCTTGACCTGGGACAGACGCTTGTGATTGAATTTGCAGAGGTGCATCTGCAAGACGATCTGGATCTCGTCCAGAGGATTTTTAGCCGTCGTGGAGCCTACCGGCGGTTCAAGGAGCTCCTGGATGAGAGAGGCCTTCTGCAGACCTGGTATGATTACGAAGACATTCGGGAGAAAGAGGCGCTCGGAGAGTGGGTCCAGGATAACGAGATCGAGCTGGAATCCCAAACGGCCAAATCCTCATAA
- a CDS encoding transposase → MTEMQLSLINFPYREMLSNIFQDYSNDFEFTASGIFRKIVPPLCPECGHPMSHNGFNTCQKRHLGGANVGKYLCGACGKSTEEDRDFWIKLKTDFFGIVTEICTRLRLNHVSYEVIESIMGYLYPRDKDTIRNMVQCAIEETDVPSVKNIQFVHYDEQHPKAGRNQKYRLTLLDSVTRQVIADELFDSKDADTIEGFLRRNLDTQKQIFIVTDLYRGYSNVFKRVFGNKVIHQFCLLHLNKLIVNDFPRKTSIEQELLKYKMLNIFFNRELEIEFLSTLIEEEKMMRQRSNKEYKSWIAEAKHLFYDFVRRLELRRRRESKNLEQRTYHEALNNFKFLKMQSDSFMISVRKRLDKIEELWPNLTAFYFTDNAPATNNPIENYYSTSLKTHRKKQLEEPGIKEQIKLSALKRAGVFGRPQKSLLNAFFMFIPFLDTG, encoded by the coding sequence ATGACTGAGATGCAATTAAGCTTGATAAATTTTCCGTATCGTGAAATGCTTTCAAATATCTTCCAGGATTACTCAAACGACTTTGAATTTACTGCGAGCGGTATTTTTCGGAAAATAGTGCCGCCATTATGTCCCGAATGTGGCCATCCAATGAGCCATAATGGTTTTAACACCTGCCAGAAGAGACATCTCGGAGGGGCAAACGTCGGGAAATATTTATGTGGCGCTTGCGGGAAGTCAACCGAAGAAGATCGAGACTTCTGGATCAAGCTAAAGACAGACTTCTTCGGGATTGTCACGGAAATCTGCACACGTCTGAGGCTTAATCACGTATCTTATGAAGTGATAGAATCGATAATGGGCTATCTGTATCCTCGGGATAAAGATACCATCCGGAACATGGTCCAGTGCGCGATTGAGGAGACAGATGTCCCTTCGGTCAAAAATATCCAGTTCGTGCATTATGACGAGCAACATCCCAAGGCAGGACGAAACCAAAAGTATCGTTTGACACTCCTTGATTCGGTAACAAGGCAAGTAATCGCGGATGAGCTTTTCGATTCAAAAGATGCCGATACTATCGAAGGTTTCCTTCGAAGAAATCTCGACACTCAAAAGCAGATATTTATTGTCACAGACCTTTACAGAGGATACAGCAATGTTTTTAAAAGAGTATTCGGCAACAAGGTAATCCATCAATTCTGTTTGCTCCACTTGAATAAGCTCATAGTCAATGATTTTCCTCGAAAAACAAGCATCGAACAGGAATTGCTTAAATACAAAATGCTTAACATATTTTTTAACCGTGAACTTGAGATTGAATTCCTTTCCACCTTGATCGAAGAAGAGAAAATGATGAGACAGAGAAGCAACAAGGAATACAAATCATGGATTGCAGAAGCCAAGCACCTATTTTATGATTTTGTTCGACGTCTGGAATTGAGACGTAGAAGAGAAAGCAAAAACCTTGAGCAAAGAACTTATCATGAAGCTTTAAATAATTTTAAATTTTTAAAGATGCAATCCGACTCGTTTATGATATCCGTTAGAAAGAGGCTGGATAAAATCGAAGAGCTTTGGCCAAACCTTACAGCATTTTACTTTACCGATAATGCCCCGGCTACAAACAATCCCATAGAAAATTACTATTCAACAAGTCTCAAGACTCATAGAAAAAAACAATTAGAGGAACCAGGAATCAAAGAGCAGATAAAGCTCTCTGCGCTAAAGAGAGCAGGAGTCTTTGGAAGGCCTCAAAAGTCTCTACTCAATGCATTCTTTATGTTCATTCCTTTTCTAGATACGGGTTAA
- a CDS encoding ammonium transporter: protein MYSGIVTAVIYAIYGHWVWGGGWLATLPYGVGVRDFAGSGVVHAVGGMVALAGIYLLGPRIGKFNKDGVPNAIPGHDVPMIVMGTFFLFFGWFGFNPASTLAATDLRISVIAVNTFLAGAAGATLVCYYTFFKTKKVDIALTCNGALAGLVGITASCAYVPTWAAVVIGVVSGFIVMYGIKFNDWVLKVDDPVGAVAVHGYNGLWGLLTVGIFADGTYGGVSGLIVGNTSQIIAQIIDMVVVVVWAFGTGYILFYIIKKIVGLRVSPEEELTGLDLGEHGYSAYPEFVIAGPMDGLREGQISDNLECSTEGART from the coding sequence ATTTACAGCGGAATAGTCACTGCGGTTATCTATGCCATCTATGGCCACTGGGTTTGGGGTGGCGGCTGGCTGGCAACGCTGCCATACGGCGTCGGGGTCAGGGATTTTGCCGGCTCCGGAGTAGTTCACGCTGTGGGCGGTATGGTGGCCTTGGCAGGCATATACCTGCTTGGTCCCAGGATTGGAAAATTCAACAAGGACGGTGTGCCTAATGCTATTCCTGGTCACGATGTTCCAATGATCGTTATGGGTACATTCTTTCTGTTCTTCGGATGGTTTGGATTCAATCCGGCCAGCACTCTGGCCGCCACAGATCTGAGGATCTCAGTCATTGCGGTCAATACGTTCCTGGCGGGAGCCGCAGGGGCGACGCTGGTCTGTTACTACACTTTCTTCAAGACCAAAAAAGTAGACATAGCTCTCACCTGCAACGGAGCCCTGGCAGGCTTGGTTGGCATTACAGCTTCCTGCGCTTATGTACCGACCTGGGCAGCAGTAGTAATCGGAGTGGTTTCAGGATTTATAGTGATGTACGGCATAAAGTTCAACGATTGGGTGCTCAAAGTCGACGATCCTGTGGGTGCTGTAGCTGTGCACGGCTATAATGGCCTATGGGGGTTGCTGACCGTTGGAATATTCGCAGACGGAACTTATGGTGGTGTCAGCGGTTTGATCGTAGGCAATACCAGCCAGATCATTGCTCAGATTATAGATATGGTGGTAGTTGTGGTCTGGGCTTTCGGCACGGGCTACATCCTGTTCTACATAATCAAGAAGATCGTGGGTCTCAGGGTATCTCCAGAAGAAGAGTTGACTGGATTAGATCTGGGCGAGCACGGATATTCCGCTTATCCGGAATTCGTTATTGCAGGTCCAATGGACGGTTTAAGGGAAGGGCAGATATCTGATAATTTAGAATGTTCAACCGAAGGAGCACGAACATGA
- a CDS encoding P-II family nitrogen regulator: protein MKMIQAIIRPSKVEEVKNALDEAGYTSLTSIEIKGRGRQKGITQIWRGEEYQVDMLPKVKVELVVPDDKEDEVVEIIRKAAYTGNIGDGKIFVLPVEKTIRIRTGETDDKAL from the coding sequence ATGAAGATGATACAGGCGATAATCAGGCCATCCAAGGTAGAAGAGGTAAAAAATGCACTTGATGAGGCAGGCTATACCAGCCTTACCTCTATTGAGATAAAAGGCAGAGGCCGGCAAAAGGGCATTACCCAGATATGGCGTGGCGAAGAATACCAGGTGGACATGCTGCCCAAGGTGAAGGTGGAACTGGTCGTCCCCGATGATAAAGAGGATGAGGTGGTGGAGATCATCAGAAAGGCAGCTTACACCGGAAATATCGGTGACGGCAAGATCTTCGTCCTGCCAGTGGAAAAGACCATCCGTATCAGGACGGGCGAGACGGACGACAAGGCGCTGTAG
- a CDS encoding ammonium transporter — protein sequence MRNTKYTNIAASAFVLLLLLTTIAMAGDPNGSNTYTDDVAGMKLAVNFAWTLIGAFLVFFMQAGFAFLGAGALRVKNTVNYFAKSYMDFSIGALAYWAVGFALMFGGSKLYAGLEDGNSIIGWSGCFLSGNSYDVSTMMFWMFQVVFAATAATIVAGACAERMKLQAYLMRIPKNPI from the coding sequence ATGAGAAATACAAAGTATACCAATATTGCAGCAAGTGCTTTTGTATTATTGCTGCTATTAACAACCATAGCAATGGCAGGCGATCCGAATGGTTCCAATACCTATACGGATGATGTTGCCGGGATGAAGCTTGCCGTCAACTTTGCATGGACTCTGATAGGGGCCTTCCTGGTCTTTTTCATGCAAGCAGGCTTCGCCTTTCTGGGTGCAGGAGCTTTAAGGGTAAAGAATACAGTGAACTACTTTGCCAAGAGCTACATGGACTTCTCCATAGGTGCATTGGCCTATTGGGCCGTTGGCTTTGCTCTCATGTTCGGAGGCTCAAAGCTCTATGCAGGATTGGAGGACGGAAACAGTATCATCGGTTGGAGCGGATGTTTCCTTTCCGGGAACTCATATGACGTCTCGACCATGATGTTCTGGATGTTCCAGGTGGTCTTCGCGGCTACCGCAGCTACAATTGTGGCAGGTGCGTGTGCTGAGAGAATGAAGCTGCAAGCCTATCTCATGAGAATTCCGAAAAACCCCATTTAA
- a CDS encoding S-layer protein domain-containing protein, with translation MEEQEREVLINITNEERLELEGGYELVVKSIDIDGNRVYLELYKDKEMIDSRIIVPANQVDDEFVYSRPGTSNEIRAKLKNSFRSAYQNLATIVGIWQNSEDNPDRILINKSQLIILSSKESIKLEEGYELFIKSMDIEGDKICLELDKDGKLVHEEVIIPPNDVDDIFHYSRAGTSHEILIHFKNVLRTPDQDLVTIDRIWQNSKDNPDRILINDSRSMTLSSQMPLELQEGYELAIRFADIEGNKAYLQFSRDGEVIDSKLIIPANEVDDNFVYSQAEASNQIKVHFKNAYRGTDHSLAMIDGIWQTSGMDPYRILINDTQLRTVSSRFGLMLEEGYELEIQSMDLDGNRVYVVLVKDGEIVASQVIMPANEGDDTFIYSCPGTPQEIRVRFKNAFRGADQNLATADGLWQTSEVNPDLILIDDPRSRTMTSGTTLALEEGYKLAINSIDIDGNKVNLDLYKDEIVIDSQVIIPANEVDDTFIYSCPGTSQEIRVRFKNAFRGADQSMATVDSLWQTSEIDPNPILINDTRSQTITSGTPLKLEEGYELIIPSIDIDGNKLYLELCKDGMMVDSQVITPENEVDDTFIYSRPETSQKIKVHFKNAFRGAEQSLVTIDSISQ, from the coding sequence ATTGAGGAACAGGAGCGGGAAGTCCTTATCAATATAACAAATGAAGAGAGATTGGAGCTTGAGGGCGGATACGAGCTGGTGGTTAAGTCAATTGATATTGACGGCAATAGGGTTTATTTGGAGCTATACAAAGACAAAGAGATGATTGATTCCAGGATTATCGTGCCAGCAAACCAGGTTGACGATGAATTCGTCTATTCCCGACCTGGAACGTCTAATGAAATAAGGGCAAAATTAAAAAATTCCTTCAGAAGCGCTTATCAGAATCTTGCTACAATAGTGGGAATATGGCAGAATTCAGAAGACAATCCTGATCGTATATTGATAAACAAATCTCAATTAATAATATTGTCTTCAAAAGAGTCAATAAAATTGGAGGAGGGATACGAGTTATTCATCAAGTCAATGGACATCGAGGGAGACAAAATTTGTCTTGAGCTGGATAAAGATGGGAAATTGGTTCATGAAGAGGTGATCATACCGCCTAACGATGTTGATGACATCTTCCACTATTCCCGAGCGGGAACATCTCATGAGATATTGATCCACTTTAAAAACGTTTTGAGAACTCCGGATCAGGATCTGGTCACAATAGACCGAATCTGGCAGAATTCGAAAGACAATCCCGATCGCATTTTAATAAATGACTCTAGATCAATGACATTGAGCTCACAAATGCCCCTGGAACTACAGGAAGGTTATGAGCTGGCGATCCGGTTCGCAGATATCGAGGGAAATAAAGCGTACCTTCAGTTTAGCAGAGACGGAGAAGTAATTGACTCTAAGCTGATCATACCCGCAAATGAGGTTGACGACAACTTTGTCTACTCTCAGGCAGAAGCGTCCAACCAAATAAAGGTTCACTTCAAAAACGCTTACCGAGGCACAGATCATTCATTGGCTATGATAGATGGGATTTGGCAGACTTCAGGGATGGATCCCTATCGTATACTGATAAATGACACTCAATTGAGAACGGTGAGTTCAAGGTTTGGCTTGATGCTAGAAGAAGGATATGAGTTGGAGATTCAGTCCATGGACCTCGATGGTAATAGAGTGTACGTGGTGCTTGTCAAGGACGGAGAAATAGTTGCTTCTCAGGTGATCATGCCAGCGAACGAAGGGGATGATACTTTCATCTACTCCTGTCCGGGAACCCCACAAGAAATAAGAGTTCGCTTCAAGAACGCTTTCAGGGGCGCAGATCAGAACCTAGCTACAGCAGACGGCCTCTGGCAGACTTCAGAGGTCAATCCTGATCTTATATTGATTGACGACCCCCGATCCCGTACAATGACTTCAGGGACGACTTTAGCTTTGGAGGAAGGATACAAGCTAGCTATTAATTCCATAGACATAGATGGAAATAAAGTGAACCTGGATCTCTACAAAGATGAGATTGTTATCGATTCCCAGGTGATCATACCGGCGAACGAAGTTGATGATACTTTCATCTACTCCTGTCCGGGAACATCGCAAGAAATAAGAGTTCGCTTCAAGAACGCTTTCAGAGGTGCAGATCAAAGCATGGCTACAGTAGATAGCCTCTGGCAGACTTCAGAGATCGATCCCAATCCAATATTGATTAACGACACCAGATCCCAGACAATAACTTCAGGGACACCTTTAAAATTGGAGGAAGGATATGAGCTTATTATCCCGTCCATAGACATTGATGGAAATAAATTATACCTGGAGCTCTGTAAAGATGGGATGATGGTTGATTCGCAGGTGATCACACCAGAGAACGAGGTTGATGATACTTTCATCTACTCCAGGCCAGAAACATCGCAAAAAATAAAAGTTCACTTCAAGAACGCTTTCAGAGGCGCAGAACAGAGCTTGGTCACAATAGACAGTATCTCGCAGTGA